A portion of the Adhaeribacter radiodurans genome contains these proteins:
- the hslU gene encoding ATP-dependent protease ATPase subunit HslU — protein sequence MLDTSHYLTPVQIVTELDKYIIGQHDAKRNVAIALRNRWRRMHADPDMQNEIVPNNILMIGATGVGKTEIARRLASIADAPFTKVEASKFTEVGYVGRDVESMVRDLVEQSVNMVKMRRKEEVKVQAAQVVEDIILDALIPPITTTPTPTKPYAGFATSANEGTMPDNDQELNERTREKFRVKIRNGELDERKIEIKVQQNSSTGVGVLGPGIDEASMMNIQEMISGMMPKKTRKRKVTIAEARKILLEEEAVKLIDMDEVKEEAIRKAENAGVIFIDEIDKIASASNKGGGGPDVSREGVQRDLLPIVEGSTVNTKYGVIKTDHILFVAAGAFHVAKPSDLIPELQGRFPIRVELQSLTKEDFYRILKFPKNALTKQYEALLQAEDVELTFSDDALHKIAEIAFEVNAEVENIGARRLQTVVSQLLNEILFDVPDKIGANAHILITPEMVDERLTNMVKNRDLSQYIL from the coding sequence ATGCTAGATACCTCCCATTATTTAACGCCGGTTCAAATTGTAACCGAACTAGATAAATACATTATCGGGCAACATGATGCCAAGCGGAATGTTGCTATTGCTTTACGCAATCGCTGGCGCCGCATGCACGCTGACCCAGACATGCAAAACGAAATTGTACCCAATAATATATTAATGATTGGCGCTACCGGAGTAGGTAAAACTGAAATTGCCCGTCGGCTGGCCAGTATTGCCGATGCTCCTTTTACCAAAGTAGAAGCCTCTAAATTTACCGAAGTAGGTTACGTAGGCCGCGATGTGGAAAGTATGGTTCGTGATTTGGTAGAACAATCGGTGAATATGGTGAAAATGCGCCGCAAAGAAGAAGTAAAAGTGCAGGCTGCCCAGGTAGTAGAAGATATCATTCTGGATGCGTTAATTCCGCCTATTACCACTACACCAACCCCAACTAAACCTTACGCGGGCTTTGCTACGTCCGCTAATGAAGGTACAATGCCGGATAACGACCAGGAGCTAAATGAACGTACCCGCGAGAAGTTTAGGGTTAAAATCCGCAATGGGGAACTCGATGAGCGGAAAATTGAAATTAAAGTGCAGCAAAACAGTTCTACTGGAGTAGGGGTATTAGGTCCCGGCATCGACGAAGCTTCCATGATGAATATTCAGGAAATGATTAGCGGCATGATGCCCAAGAAAACCCGCAAACGGAAAGTAACGATTGCCGAAGCCCGTAAAATATTACTGGAAGAAGAAGCCGTGAAGCTGATCGACATGGACGAAGTAAAAGAAGAAGCCATTCGGAAAGCGGAAAATGCGGGGGTAATTTTTATTGATGAAATAGATAAAATTGCTTCGGCCAGTAACAAAGGCGGCGGTGGACCGGATGTAAGCCGCGAAGGAGTGCAACGCGATTTATTGCCTATTGTAGAAGGTAGTACCGTAAATACCAAGTACGGCGTAATTAAAACTGATCATATTTTGTTTGTGGCTGCCGGTGCTTTTCACGTTGCCAAACCATCCGATTTAATTCCGGAATTACAGGGCCGTTTTCCAATTCGGGTAGAATTGCAAAGTTTAACCAAAGAAGACTTTTACCGGATTCTTAAATTTCCTAAAAATGCTTTAACCAAGCAGTACGAAGCGTTGTTGCAAGCCGAAGACGTAGAACTTACTTTTTCCGACGATGCCTTGCACAAAATTGCCGAAATTGCTTTTGAAGTAAATGCCGAGGTAGAAAATATTGGCGCACGTCGGCTGCAAACGGTAGTGAGTCAACTACTCAACGAAATATTATTTGATGTGCCCGATAAAATCGGGGCGAATGCGCACATTCTGATTACCCCCGAAATGGTAGATGAGCGCTTGACCAACATGGTTAAAAACCGTGATCTAAGCCAGTATATTTTATAA
- the porQ gene encoding type IX secretion system protein PorQ yields MQLIKVKAILIFFFLINAFRAEAQIGGRHTFDFLDLQAGARLAALGGVNLSSPSSDATMMQANPALLQSGMQKHLALSYSDYLADISLSSVFYAIDHTKYGQWGAGVQYLSYGDFTQTDPTGQATGTFSVHDYVVSVTHASVIKPFTLGATLKFALSGIAEYKSSAALIDLGGVYKHSDKDFYVGLVLKNIGYQIKTFAGGPRESMPFDAQIGMTYKPEHMPLQFSITAHHLQQFDISYQDTTQTGSFNSGSQQKTFGDKLARHFVVGGQFILSKNFSVMLGYNHLRNRELRLETKAGGAGFSLGTAIRIKAFELAFTRAYYHVAGASNTLTVVTQVSQVFRKKSRV; encoded by the coding sequence ATGCAATTAATAAAAGTAAAGGCCATTTTAATATTTTTTTTTCTGATAAATGCATTTAGAGCCGAGGCGCAGATTGGTGGCCGGCATACTTTTGATTTTTTAGATTTGCAAGCGGGTGCCCGGTTAGCGGCTCTGGGTGGGGTAAACCTTTCATCGCCGAGTTCAGATGCCACTATGATGCAGGCAAACCCGGCACTTTTGCAATCAGGAATGCAAAAGCACTTGGCCTTAAGTTACTCCGATTACCTGGCTGATATTTCTTTAAGCTCGGTGTTTTATGCTATAGACCATACGAAGTATGGCCAGTGGGGAGCAGGAGTGCAGTATTTAAGTTACGGTGATTTTACGCAAACCGACCCAACTGGTCAGGCAACTGGTACGTTTTCGGTGCACGATTACGTAGTAAGTGTAACCCATGCTTCGGTTATAAAGCCATTTACTTTAGGCGCTACCCTAAAATTTGCTTTATCGGGCATTGCCGAGTACAAGTCTTCGGCGGCTTTAATAGACCTAGGGGGCGTGTATAAACATTCGGATAAAGATTTTTACGTAGGTTTGGTGCTCAAAAATATTGGTTACCAAATAAAAACCTTTGCTGGCGGCCCGCGGGAAAGCATGCCCTTCGATGCGCAAATTGGTATGACCTACAAGCCCGAACACATGCCCTTGCAGTTTTCCATTACAGCCCACCACTTGCAGCAATTTGATATCAGCTACCAGGATACTACCCAAACCGGAAGTTTTAATTCCGGCTCCCAGCAGAAAACATTTGGCGATAAACTGGCCCGTCATTTTGTTGTTGGCGGGCAATTTATACTAAGTAAGAACTTTAGCGTTATGTTGGGATATAACCATTTGCGTAACCGGGAGTTGCGCCTGGAAACAAAAGCCGGCGGAGCAGGCTTTTCTTTAGGTACCGCTATACGAATAAAAGCGTTTGAGTTAGCTTTTACCCGGGCTTATTACCACGTAGCAGGAGCAAGCAATACATTAACGGTTGTTACGCAGGTTTCCCAGGTTTTTAGAAAAAAGTCGCGGGTATAA
- the lon gene encoding endopeptidase La, translating to MNYNSATILQQLFLTDLMSDDNEEMISIITTEPENGEFNNKKVPEVLPILPVRNTVLFPGVVLPITVTRKKSIRLVRKAYRSNKIVGVIAQKNTNSDDPTRDDLYTVGTMAKILKMLVLPDGNTTIIIQGQTRFQIQEVIQELPFLTAKVSYCPESFPAKPSKEVKALVQSLKDAAAKMLKLNPEIPQEAQVALDNIDSPSFLTHFLSSNINVEVQQKQSLLEINDGVERGTTLLQLMLREIQLLEIKHEIHTKVHTDIDQQQRDYFLRQQIKVLQDELGFDGPDQEIERFREAAKKKKWPEAVAKHFQKEVEKLARLNPAAAEYPVSVNYVEFLLDLPWGEYTKDNFNLKRTKKILDADHYGLEKVKERIIEYLAVLKLKNDMKAPILCLYGPPGVGKTSLGRSIAKSLGRKYVRMSLGGVRDEAEIRGHRKTYVGAMPGKIVSQIKKIGSANPVIVLDEIDKISSDFRGDPSSALLEVLDPEQNSTFVDNYLEVEYDLSKVLFIATANALDTIQPALRDRMEIIDITGYTIEEKIEIAKKHLVPKQKAEHGLEPKDVTFSTAAIQKIIEDYTRESGVRSLERKIGAVTRNIAKAKALEEEFKKVIDPADVVKILGPEIFDKEMYQDNDTAGVVTGLAWTSVGGDILFIESILSRGKGKLTLSGQLGDVMKESAITALSYLKAHASDLDIDYRIFDQYDLHIHFPEGAVPKDGPSAGIAIFTSIASVFTQRKIRSHLAMTGEITLRGKVLPVGGIKEKILAAKRAGIKDVILCQKNRKDINEIPADYIKDLQIHFVDKASEVLKIALLNEKVEKPLQLDVSETVSPISVVA from the coding sequence ATGAACTATAACTCCGCTACTATTCTTCAGCAATTGTTTCTCACCGATTTAATGAGCGATGATAATGAAGAAATGATTTCCATTATTACCACTGAACCTGAAAACGGTGAATTTAACAATAAAAAAGTGCCTGAAGTATTACCCATATTACCTGTGCGTAATACCGTTTTATTTCCGGGAGTGGTATTGCCCATTACAGTCACCCGTAAAAAATCAATCCGGCTGGTGCGGAAAGCCTACCGGAGTAACAAAATTGTGGGCGTGATAGCTCAAAAGAATACCAACAGCGATGATCCTACGCGCGATGATTTATATACCGTAGGTACCATGGCTAAAATCTTAAAAATGCTGGTGTTGCCCGATGGTAACACTACCATTATTATTCAAGGACAAACACGTTTTCAAATCCAGGAGGTAATTCAGGAATTGCCTTTTTTAACGGCTAAAGTAAGTTACTGTCCCGAATCTTTTCCGGCTAAGCCCAGCAAAGAAGTAAAAGCTTTGGTGCAATCGTTAAAAGATGCCGCCGCTAAAATGCTGAAACTCAATCCAGAAATTCCGCAGGAGGCGCAGGTAGCTTTAGATAATATTGATTCTCCCAGTTTTTTAACGCATTTCCTGTCGTCGAACATAAACGTAGAAGTGCAGCAAAAACAATCGTTGCTCGAAATTAACGATGGGGTAGAGCGCGGCACTACCTTGCTGCAACTCATGCTACGCGAGATACAACTACTGGAAATTAAGCACGAAATTCATACAAAGGTACACACCGATATTGACCAGCAGCAACGCGATTATTTTCTGCGCCAGCAAATAAAAGTACTGCAAGACGAACTCGGGTTTGATGGTCCGGATCAGGAAATTGAACGTTTCCGGGAAGCCGCTAAAAAGAAAAAATGGCCGGAAGCAGTTGCCAAACATTTTCAGAAAGAAGTAGAAAAATTAGCGCGGCTAAACCCAGCTGCTGCTGAATATCCGGTTTCGGTTAATTACGTGGAATTTCTGCTGGATCTGCCCTGGGGCGAATACACGAAAGATAATTTTAATTTAAAGCGTACTAAAAAAATTCTGGACGCTGATCATTACGGTCTGGAGAAAGTAAAAGAACGCATTATTGAGTATTTAGCCGTTCTAAAACTCAAGAACGACATGAAAGCGCCTATTTTATGCTTGTATGGTCCTCCGGGAGTTGGGAAAACTTCGCTGGGGCGTTCCATAGCTAAATCGCTAGGTCGTAAATATGTCAGGATGTCATTGGGTGGCGTGCGCGACGAAGCCGAAATCCGGGGCCATCGGAAAACATACGTGGGCGCCATGCCAGGTAAAATTGTGAGCCAGATAAAGAAAATAGGGTCGGCTAACCCGGTAATTGTTCTCGACGAAATTGATAAAATTAGTTCTGATTTCCGCGGCGATCCTTCATCGGCTTTACTCGAAGTACTCGATCCGGAACAGAACAGTACGTTCGTGGATAATTACCTGGAAGTAGAGTACGATCTTTCTAAAGTATTATTCATTGCCACGGCTAATGCGCTGGATACCATTCAACCGGCATTGCGCGACCGTATGGAAATTATTGATATTACCGGATATACCATCGAGGAAAAAATAGAAATTGCTAAAAAACATTTGGTTCCGAAGCAAAAAGCCGAACACGGCCTGGAGCCCAAAGATGTAACTTTTTCAACGGCGGCCATTCAAAAAATTATTGAGGATTATACCCGGGAATCAGGTGTTCGAAGCTTAGAAAGAAAGATTGGTGCGGTTACCCGCAACATTGCCAAAGCTAAAGCCCTGGAAGAAGAATTTAAAAAAGTAATTGATCCCGCCGATGTGGTAAAGATTCTGGGACCAGAAATTTTTGATAAGGAAATGTACCAAGATAACGACACGGCTGGGGTAGTTACCGGCTTGGCCTGGACCTCGGTGGGCGGCGATATTTTATTTATTGAATCTATCCTGAGTAGGGGCAAAGGAAAATTAACTTTATCCGGTCAACTGGGCGATGTAATGAAAGAATCGGCTATTACGGCTCTTTCTTACTTAAAAGCGCATGCCTCCGATCTGGATATTGACTACCGGATTTTCGATCAGTACGATTTACATATTCACTTTCCGGAAGGCGCCGTGCCAAAAGATGGTCCATCGGCGGGTATTGCTATATTTACTTCTATTGCTTCGGTATTTACGCAACGCAAAATACGTTCGCACCTGGCCATGACCGGCGAAATTACTTTGCGGGGTAAAGTTTTACCGGTTGGTGGTATTAAAGAAAAAATACTGGCAGCTAAACGGGCAGGCATTAAAGATGTGATTCTATGCCAGAAAAACCGGAAAGATATTAACGAAATTCCGGCCGACTACATTAAGGATTTACAAATTCATTTTGTAGATAAAGCCTCGGAAGTGCTTAAAATTGCTTTGCTGAACGAGAAAGTAGAAAAACCGCTTCAGCTCGATGTTTCAGAAACAGTGTCACCTATTTCGGTTGTTGCTTAA